In Prochlorococcus marinus XMU1406, the genomic stretch CATCTATAAATTTATTTTGTTTATTTTCCTTAATAAAACCATGAAAAACTCTATGTGATTCCCATGCATATTTAGATTTAGTTTGAACAATCTTTTTGCAAGAATTTATTGAGTCTTTCCCTGATACTCTTATTATCGCAACTCCTCCTTTTCCTATACTTATAGCTGAAGCAATTGCCGCTATCGTATCTTCTGTAGTAACTATCGAATCCATCTCTCGCTTTGTTATGGATAATTAAGTAAGATTATCAAGAATTTAATTTTGAAATTTTCTTTCTGAATGAGATTTAAAAGAGCTATTACCTATAAGAAAATTCTATCATTATTTAGGAATCAAAATGGAAGTCCTTTATTTAATGCTAAAGGTTTAGCTATAGGGGTATTTAGTGGCTGCTTTCCTTTTTTTGGGTTTCAGACTTTAATAGGGATATTTTTTGCAAAAATAGCTAAGGGAAATATTGTTCTAGCTGCAATTGGTACCTGGATTAGCAACCCTTTTACTTATATTCCACTTTATTATTTTAACTATAAAGTTGGTTCGATTTTTTTAAATAATTCTTCTAATACAATTCTTGAAAAAAATTTAGTTATTGATGACTTATGGAAACAAGGTAAAATTTTTTCCCTAAAATTACTTTTAGGTTCATCTTGTGTAGGTATTTTATTAGCTTTGATTTGCGGCAGTATTGTTTTCTTTATCTACAAGATAAAAAGTAAAAGATAGATTGATCTGGTTTTGAAATTAACTTTGTTCAACTCTGGCTATATCTAAAACATCTGCCATTGATTTAATTTGGTCAATTGTTTTATGAAGTTGATTATAACTTTCTAGACCTACGCAGAGATTGATAATAGCTGGTTTGCCATAAGCAGTTTTAACATTGGCATCGCTAACATTTATACCTTTATCAGATAACCGCATAAGAATATCTTTAAGGACTCCAACTCTATCAATTACTTCTATGCGGAGCTGAATTGGGAACTTATTATCGCCAGTTTTATTATCTTGATTCCAACAAACAGGTAATCTTCTCTCGAATGGAATTGGCATGACATTTTCACAATCTGCCCTATGTATGGTTATACCGTGGTTGCCGAGCGAGACAGTTCCGACAATATCCTCGCCTGGAAGTGGGGTGCAGCATTTACCTATTCTGTAATCAAGACCTTCTATCCCGGAAATTGGTGATTTAGTCGTTGTATAAGTTTTATTGGTGGATAAATTACTATTGTTTTTAAGAGATTTTGCTATTTCAGAATCAGAATCATTTTTAATATCCTCTGTCTGTAATTTTATTTCTTCTCTTAGTCTGTTTAATACTTGATGTAAAGTTAAACCACCAAAACCAAGTGATGCAAGAAGGTCTTCAGTATTTTTTAAATTGCATCGATTCGCAACTTTTTTCATAGCATCACTTGAAAGTAATGTTTCAAAACCATTTCGACCTACTTCTTTTTCGAGTAAATCTCTACCTCTTTTAATCGTCTCATCCCTATGGCTTTTCTTATACCATTGGCGGATTCTATTTTTAGCAGTTGGCGTAACTACAAAGTTAAGCCAATCCAAGCTCGGAGTGGCATTATTATTTGTCAAAATTTCTATGAAGTCACCATTTTGAAGTGCTGTAGATAATGGAGAAAGCTTTTCATTAATTCTTATTCCATTACAGTGATTTCCAACTTCAGAATGAATTCTGTAGGCGAAATCTATTGCGGTAGATCCTTTTCTTAAACCAACAACGTCTCCTTTAGGAGTAATTACAAATACTTCTTCATCAAATAAATCTTCTTTAATTGAAGCTAAATAATCATTATGATCACCTTCATTACCTTCTTGTTGCCATTCGACTAGCTGTCTTAGCCAATTAAATCTTTCAGCATTGCTTTTAGCAGGAGAACCACCCTCTTTATATTGCCAATGAGCAGCAATTCCATATTCTGCTATTTGATGCATAGAAGTAGTTCTAATTTGTACTTCAATAGGTCGATGTCTCCCAATTACTGAAGTATGTAAGGACTGATATCCATTAGGTTTTGGTAAACCTATATAATCTTTAAATCTTCCTGGAATTGGTTTGAAAGTATCATGTACAACCGCTAAAGCTCTATAACAACTATCTGAATTATCAACGATAATTCTTAGAGCAGCAACATCATAAATTTCATGAAACTGTTTTTGCTGTCTTTCCATTTTACTCCAGATGCCATAAAGATGTTTTGGTCTTCCAGTTATTTCAAAGTTTTTTAAACCTGCTGCGACTAAGTTTTCTTTCATAAGATTCAGGGTTACTTTTAATCTTTTTTCTCTATCACTCCTTTTCACAGCGATTTGATCTTTTAGATCTTGATATTCTTTAGGTTCCAGAAATTTAAACGCTAAATCTTCTAATTCCCATTTAAATCTATTTATTCCTAATCGATTAGCTAAAGGTGCATAAATCTCTCTTGTTTCTCTGGCTATTCTTTTTTTTCTCTCATCATTTAACCATTCAATTGTTCTCATGTTATGAAGTCGATCTGCCAGTTTTACTAAAACAACTCTGATATCGCTAGCCATAGCCATAAACATTTTTCTAAGATTTTCAGCTTGTGCTTCAGTCCTGTTATTAAAGTGAATACCTCCTAATTTTGTTACACCCTCCACAAGTATTTTTACTTCTAATCCAAAATTTGTTTCTATTTCGGATAAATCAACACCAGTATCTTCAACAACATCATGTAAAAGTCCTGCAGCAATAACAGATGAACTAGCACCTATTTCTTTGAGGAGATTTGCTACGGCAACTGGGTGGATAATGTATGGCTCGCCACTCGCTCGGAATTGTCCATCATGAGCTTTATAAGCAAGTTTAAAAGCCTTCACTATAAGGTTTTGATTATCATTATTTTGTTTATTTGATTTTTCAAAATTATTAATATCGTTAAGAAGCCAATCGGGTATTTTTATTTGATTATTCAAAGATTTACTTTCAAATTTTTTATTTTCAGGCAAAATAGTTTTGGAAACTTTAATTTCGTTTTTTTCTTTTGAATTTGCAGCTGCCTCAGACATTTTATATTGCTTTAGATGTATTTTATTTAGGTCTAGAAAAATTTGCTATAAAATCATGGAAATAAATAAAGAAAAAATTCTTGTAGTTAAAAATCTTACTGTTAAATATGGTTTAATACAGCAACCTATCATCAAAAATTTTAATCTTGAAATAGATAAAGGAGATCATTTGGCCATAATAGGACCCTCTGGATGTGGGAAGACTACTTTTGCAAAAACATTAGTAAATATATTGCCTGATAAAGCCACTTCTGAAGGGTATTTGGCGATTTCTAGCGTAGATCCTAGGAAAATAAATAACAAAGAAGCGCAAATATTTAGAAGAAAAAATTTTGGATTTATCTATCAAGATTCCATAAAAAAACTTAATCCACTAATGAGAGTTGGGGATCATTTATATGAATTATTTAAAACTCATGATCAAACTAAATCATCTTTACTTATAAAAAAATTAGTAAAAGAAGTTTTTCAAAAAGTAGGAATTGAAGAAAGCAGACTTGATTCTTTCCCACATCAATTTAGCGGTGGAATGAGACAGAGAGTTTCTATAGCAATGGCTCTTGCTTTAAAACCTAAATTATTAATAGCTGATGAACCTACAACAAGCTTAGATACCAAAACAAGTTTTGAAATTATGCAAGAAATTATTGAGTTATGTAATGAATTCGATACTACTTTGATTTTAATTAGTCACGATATTAATCTTGCAGCAAAGTGGTGTAAAAAAGTTGCAATAATTGAAAAAGGATTGCTTGTTGAAAAAGGAAATATATTAGATATTTTTCAATCACCAAAATCAGATATTGGGATAAAGTTAGTAAATGCCTCAAAAATATTATTAGAATTAAATGCTAAAAATAATGTTCGAGATGAGGTTGTTCTAGAGGTAAATAACTTAAGACATTGGTATAAATTAAATTCTTCAATTTTTATAAATAAATGGAATAAGGCTTTAAATGAAGTTAGTTTTAAATTATATAAGAATGAGACTCTTGGAATAGTTGGTTCTTCAGGTAGCGGTAAAAGTACATTATGTAGGGCTTTAATTGGACTTCTGAAAGTAAGAGGCGGTGAAATAAAAATTTATAATAAAAATCATGCATCAAAAAAAAATAAAATTTTTAAAAAGCACAATAATATGCAAATTATTTTTCAAGATCCTTTTTCAAGTTTGAATCCGAAAATGACAATTAAAAATATTTTGGAAGATATATTTTTTATTCAAAAAATTTCAGATAAAAGAAAAATTGAAAAAGAAATAAAACTCATGTTTAGAAATTTAAGTCTTCCTTTTAAGAGTGAATTTTTAAATTCTTATCCTAGCCAATTATCTGGTGGTCAATTGCAAAGAATTTCATTAGCCAGAGCGCTATTGTTGAAACCAAAAATTTTGATTTGTGATGAGAGCGTTAATATGTTAGATGCTTCAGTAAAAATAGAAATTCTTTCATTACTTAGAGTCTTGCAAGAAAAAATGGATTTAACCATTATCTTTATCACACATGATTTAGGAATTGCTAAAAGATTTTGTAATAGGTTGCTAGTAATGAATCAGGGAAAGATAGTTGATGAAGGAGAAAGTTCTACAATATTCACTAAAACTAAAAACATCTATACAAAATCTCTTTTAAATTCTTCTTTAAATATTATTTAGCTTTAAGAACGTTTAGTAATTTTTGAAAATCTAATGGTAATTCTGCTTCAAATATCATTTCTTTGCCATTGATTGGATGTATAAGGCCAAGCTTAAAAGCGTGTAATGCTTGGCCCTCTAATTTACATGGAAGTTTTTTGCATCTTCCATATAAAGGATCACCCACAATAGGATGATTAATGTGAGCGCAATGAACTCTTATTTGATGCGTTCGACCAGTATCTAATTTGAAATTCATTAATGAGTAATTACCCAATCTTTCTTTTAATTTCCAATAAGTGCAGGCATATCTTCCTGCAGCTTCTTCAACTACTTTATATTTCAATCTATTGAATTTATCTCTGCCAATATGTCCTACTATTTGGCCTTCTTCAGAATTAGGTGCTCCATGTATTACTGCAATATATTCGCGTGAAGCTATTTTTTCTTTTATTTGTTTCTGGAGATTTACCAATGCTTCTTGGCTTTTTGCTACCACCATACATCCGGAGGTATCTTTATCTAATCTGTGAACAATACCAGGTCTTAGTTTCCCATTAATTCCAGGAAGATCATTACAGTGAAAAAGTAATCCATTGACTAGAGTTCCTGATTTGTGTCCCGGGGCTGGATGAACAATTAGTCCTGATTGTTTATTGATTACTATGATGTGTTCGTCTTCAAAAAGGATTTCTAAATCCATTTTTTCAGGTTTCAAATATACAAGAGGTTCTGGAGGAGGCATCCAGATTTGAACATTGTCGCCATTTTTTAATGGGGTCTTTGCTTTCGCAGTCTTATAGTTTACAAGTACTAACCCTGAATTGATAAAATGTTGAATTCTTGCTCTACTTTGTTCTGGCCTTTTACTTACCAACCATCTATCTAGTCTCATAGGAAGAGGTAGCTCATAAATAATTTCTATAAGTTCACCCTCTCCAATACCGAAAGAATTTTTAGTATCTAATTCCATGGTGGGACTTCTAAAGCAATTTTACCAAGCATTTGATTTCTATAATCTTCCAATAATTTATGAGACATTCTTCTTTTATCGCCTGAGGTATGTTTTGAAGCTGCTTCATCAATCCAATCAGAAGGACTTTCAAAGCCTTTTGCAATATCAACTCCATATCTATTAGATATTTTTTTTACTGAGATATTCGCATTTTTATCTTTGTTTAGAGTGGACATAATTTTGATAAATCCAATTGCGACACTCTCTATTTCATAAGCAGCTTCTCCAATATCGTCACATAGTGCAAGATTAAGTGCTGATTTTTGATTTTCTAAATTAGGAGGTATAACACCAGGAGCATCTAGTAGATCAATACCACCATCTAATTTTATCCATCTTAAATGACGTGTGACTCCAGCTTTCCTAGCACTATCGACAACTCTTTTTTTTGCAATTCTATTAATTAATGCTGATTTACCTACGTTTGGGAAACCAAGTGTGAGGGCTCTTATTGGCCTTATTCTCATACCTCTAGAAATCCTTCTAGCATCAATTGATGATCTAGATTCTTTTGCAGATTTACAAATTTCGTTAATACCTATACCTCTTTTAGCATCACACCAATGCGGATATTGATCTTTTTCATTAAACCATTTATTCCAACTAGTTATTGTGTCAGGAGAGATCATGTCTGATCTATTAATAACAAGAATATGTTTTTTATTGTTGATCCATTTATTTAAATGTGGGTGCCCTGTTGATATTGGGATTCGTGCATCTCTAACTTCTATAACTAAATCTACTTTATTGATGACTTCAGATAATTTTTTTTCTGCTTTTGCGATATGGCCTGGGTACCATTGAATTTTGGGTATGTCCACTTCAATAAAATAAATAAAATTTTGTATTCCTTTTAATTTTTATTAGTTTCAAAAGCATTTACTTTTAAATTTTAGTATAAATTAAATAACTAAAAAAATTTTTATCATAGTTAATTTTTAAAATTTATTAAGGCATAGGTAACAGTTACTACTTTTTAACCCAATAAGTCCAAATAAACGTTAGGGTCTTAAGATTAAAATAGTTTATTTAATGTCAAAATTATCTCTTTCCAGTCTTGATAAGACACATTTAGAAGGCAAAAAAGTTCTTGTAAGAGTAGATTTTAATGTTCCATTAAATGAAAGTGGCCAGATAACTGACGATACACGCATTAGAGCAGCGATCCCAACAATTGAATATCTGATTAATAATTCTGCAAAAGTTATTTTAGCTGCCCATTTTGGAAGACCAAAGGGTCAGGTAAATGAAAAAATGAGATTAACTCCAGTAGCAGGAAGATTAACTGAATTGTTAGGAAAAAATGTAGCTCTTACTAATAGTTGTATAGGTGATGAAGCAGTTGCAGAATCAAATAATTTAGATAATGGAGATGTTCTTTTACTTGAAAATGTTCGTTTTTTTGAAGAAGAGGAAAAGAACGACTTGGATTTTGCTAAAAATTTAGCATCACATGCAGATATGTATGTAAATGATGCTTTTGGTGCTGCTCACAGAGCTCATGCTTCAACTCAGGGTGTTACTAATTATTTAAATCCCTCAGTAGCTGGATTCCTTTTAGAAAAAGAATTGAAATACTTACAAGGAGCAATAGATGCTCCAAAGCGCCCATTGGCAGCAATAGTTGGAGGATCAAAGGTGAGTAGCAAAATAGGAGTGCTTGATTCTTTACTAGATAAGTGTGACAAAATCATGATTGGTGGAGGTATGATTTTTACTTTTTATAAAGCTAGAGGTCTAGATGTCGGGAAAAGCCTTGTAGAAGAAGATAAACTTGAGCTTGCTAAAGATTTAGAAGCAAAAGCAAAAGCAAAAGGAGTTGAATTATTATTACCCACTGATGTTGTTTTAGCTAATGAATTTTCTCCTGATGCCGAAAGCAAAATATCTCAAATTGATTCAATTAGTGGGGATTGGATGGGTCTCGATATTGGTCCAGATTCCATAAAAGTTTTTCAGAATGCTCTTGCAGAATGTAAGACTATTATTTGGAATGGTCCAATGGGAGTTTTTGAATTTGATAAATTTGCAGAAGGTACAAATGCAATAGCTACGACCCTTGCTGACTTAAGTGCTTTTTCTGAAGTTTGTACAATAATTGGTGGTGGAGATTCAGTTGCAGCAGTTGAGAAAGCAGGATTAGCTGAGAAAATGTCTCATATATCTACTGGTGGTGGCGCGAGTTTGGAACTTTTAGAAGGTAAAACCTTACCTGGTGTAGCTGCTTTAAACGACGCCTAGGTTATAACTCATCAACAATATTAATACTCTTTGTGAAAGTAATCATTCCCTCAGGGTGAGCTATGATTCCTGACCAAATTTGTATACCGGGTTTTGAAGGAGCTCTTGTCATTTTAAAAATCCCCCCTGATACCAATGGCTCCAATAATATTTCTTGTTCGAAAAATGAATTAACTTGATGAGGTTTTATAGCTCCAGCAATAATGACTTCTTCAAGAGGCTCATTTAGAATTATATCAATATCATATTTTGAACCAGTAAGAACTCTATCAGGAATTTTAAAATTAATATTTATCTTTTTATCATCATTTCTTATTGTTGTGAATAAATTTTTGATAATCCCTTCAGCTATTTTTCCATTTACGATTGAAAATAAATAATCAAAATTGGATTCGAGTATATGTATTTCTCCGTTAACTATTTTTTTTCCAGAAACTTTTATTCGCAAAATATCTTTATTTGGAATATTAGATTTTAATTTTTTGATCTTCCATTTGCTTTCAGGGAAATCATTTATTATCTTTGAAAATTGTTTTTGGATATTCTGGTTATCATCATTCCTAAAATTTTTTTTTAAAAATTCTAAATCTCTAGCATTTAAAGAGCTTTCTAGATTTCTGATAAATTCAACTTTTAAAGTTTGCGTTATTGCTGGATAAGGAATAATGAGATAAATAAATAAGTAGAGAGAAACTCCTATATTTTTGAATAAGTCTAAATTAAACATATTTATTATGTGTTATTTTCATTTTACTAATTAAAGTTTTTATGTCTAAAAAAAATAATTTGTTAGTTGCAGCTAGTGGAACAGGTGGCCATATTTTCCCAGCTTTAGCCGTTTGTAAAGAGATAGAAGATGAATGGAATATTCATTGGTTGGGGGTTCATAAAAGACTTGATGGAAATTTTATTCCCAAAAAATATAATTTGAAGACTTTGAATATAAAGACACCAAGAAAAAATGTTTTTTTGTTTTATCAATATATAAAAATTTTAATGTCAACTTTACAAATAATTAGGATTTTAAAAGAAAAAAAAATTAACTTAGTTTTTACCACTGGAGGATATATATCAGCGCCTACTATTGTTGCTTCAAAACTTCTTAGGATACCTATAATTATTCATGAATCAAATTTAGTACCAGGAATGGTAACTAAATATTTTGGTTTTTTATGTAACTATGTCCTTTTAGGATTTAATAAAACAAATTCTTATTTAAAAAATTGCAAAACTATTTTTACTGGCACCCCTTTAAGAGAACAATTCTATAAATCTAATCTCTTACCAGAATGGGTTCCTAAAGGGAAAGGACCTCTTTTGATTGTTGTGGGAGGTAGTCAAGGAGCTAAAGCTATAAATCAAATTCTTCTTGAATCTCTAGAATTTTTAATGAAAAAACAGTTTCGGATAGTTCATATTGTTGGAGAATGTAATCAAAAAATCTTTCATTTAAAAAATTCAAAAAATTATGTTCAAAAGAAATTTACTAATGAAATCGCAGCTTTAATTCAAAACTGTGATCTTGTAATATCGAGATCTGGTGCAGGAATAATAACTGAACTAATAGAAACTGAAAAACCTTCAATTTTAATTCCATATCCTTATTCTAAAAATGATCACCAGGAGAAAAATGCAATGATTCTTGCTGAAAGTGGCGGCTCAGTTTTAATGAATCAAAATAATATTTCCAAAGAAGTTTTTGAAGAAACTCTAGAGAGAATTTTTAAAATAAAATTAAAAAATGGAAAAAATAACTACGAAATATTAGATCTTATGAAGAAGAATATGAAAAATAATAATAAAATTCAATCTAAAATTGAGATTAAAAAATTTATTAATTATTTTTTAAAGGAATTTTGAATTTCATTACATAAAAGAGTGTTATTTTTCTTACTCTGCAAACTTATTCTTGCCCACTTGTCGTCAAGAAATCTAAATGAAGTACATTCTCTAAGCAATATTCCCTTACTTTCTAGGTATTTTATATTTGGCGACAATGATGTTTTACTTTCTATTAAAAAAAAGTTGGTTGAAGAGTTATGAACTTTAAGGTTTTCTATTTTTGATAATTTTTTACATACTCTCTCTCTTTCAATATTTATCCAGCGGTGAATCTGACTTGTCCATTTTTCATAGAATTTCTTATTACTTAGTAATTCAATTCCGGCTTTGATAGCAAAAGAATTTAAAGGCCAAGGATCTCTATTAATTTTCCATTGTTTAAGTGTTTTCGATGAGCCAATAACGTAACCCAATCTAAGCCCTGGAATATTGAAGATTTTGGTTAAGCTTCTCAAGACTAATAAATTATCATATTTTTGGATTAATGGTATTAAAGATTCTTTATCTCCATTAGGTGTTATGGATAAGAAAGCCTCATCACAGATAACTAATTTATATTTTTTTATAATTTTCTCTAATGAATATTTCCCCCACAATTGACCAGTAGGGTTATGTGGATTTGTTATCCAAATAACATCTCCTTTAGGATAAAGCGGAAATGATTGAGGAAAAATATTTTCCCATTTTTTTGGTAATTCGCAATGAACGAAATTGCTATTCCAACAATTTAAAGATCTCTCATAATCAACAAAGCTTGGAGAGGGAATACAACTAATTCCAAATTTGGATGCTTCATACCCTGCCCAGGTTATTAGCTCAGAAGCTCCATTTCCAGGCAATATATTGTCTGGATTTATCCCATGAAATTTACCAATTATTTCTTTCAAATCACTTAAGTTTCTCTCAGGGTAATATCTAAATCCAAGATTCTTAATTTCTGCATTTAATGAATCTATTAAGATTTCAGGGGGATCAAAGGGTACTAATGAGGCACTTGCGTCAATAATTTCAGAGGGTAATAAATTTAATTTCTTTGCTTTTGCATATACATTCCCCCCATGCTTTAAGTTTGATGATTGCATTGCTAATATTTTGTAATCATTAGTTTCCGATTTATTCATTATTCATTATTCATTTTATTCTTTATTCAATCCATTTTAAATCTGATCCAATGGCTTCTTTTATATTTGATAATTTATGGTTATTGAGTTGCATTAAAATTCCTTGAAGTATATCTGGTACTAATTGTGGACCCTTATATATCCATCCTGTATAAAGTTGAATTAATGATGCTCCAGAACAAATTCTTTCCCATGCTGACTCAGGACTATCTATTCCACCAACGCCAATTAAAATAATTTTTTTATCAATATTATGTATATGTTTTATTATTTGATTTGCTTTTTTTTGTAGAGGCCTTCCACTTAATCCTCCATTCTCTTCAGAAAGTAATAATCCGGTTTGCATGATCTTTCTATTTTCAAGACCTAATCTATCTATGCTGGTGTTAGTAGCAATTATTCCATCGATGTTTTCCGCGATTATTAATTGGCAAATATCTTCAATATCTTTAAAGCTTAAATCTGGCGCAATTTTGACAAATAATGGTGGACAATTGGGTAAGTTTTTAATTTCTTTAATAAGTTCTTTTAGAAGAATTGGATCTTGCAACTTTCTTAGTCCTTCAGTATTTGGAGAACTTACGTTTATTGCTGCGTAATCACAATATGGAATTAATAATTTTAGAGATGTTAAATAATCATCTTTTGCTTGAGATAATTCTGTAATTTTTGACTTGCCAAAATTTATCCCTAAACAAATATTCTTTCTATTTTCTTTAAACTCAATTCCTTGTTCGACAAAGTTTTTAACTAGATTTTCAGCACCATTATTATTGAAACCCATTCTATTTAATGCTGCCTCTTCCTCTGCCAATCTAAACAATCTTGGTTTGGGATTTCCATTCTGTGCAAATTTAGTTACTGTACCAAGTTCAGCAAATCCAAAACCAAAATCTTTCCATATATTTGCAGCATTTCCATTTTTATCAAAACCCGCAGCTAAACCAATTGGATTACAAAAATTTATTCCACATATGTTCTGACTTAACCTTTTATCAACTATAGAAAA encodes the following:
- a CDS encoding quinone-dependent dihydroorotate dehydrogenase, with product MNEQKGGFKNLYKNLITPVLKRDSGIDAEYLTNLSLSLLSFSSRKYNWPIVSSILKNLNEEFSIVDKRLSQNICGINFCNPIGLAAGFDKNGNAANIWKDFGFGFAELGTVTKFAQNGNPKPRLFRLAEEEAALNRMGFNNNGAENLVKNFVEQGIEFKENRKNICLGINFGKSKITELSQAKDDYLTSLKLLIPYCDYAAINVSSPNTEGLRKLQDPILLKELIKEIKNLPNCPPLFVKIAPDLSFKDIEDICQLIIAENIDGIIATNTSIDRLGLENRKIMQTGLLLSEENGGLSGRPLQKKANQIIKHIHNIDKKIILIGVGGIDSPESAWERICSGASLIQLYTGWIYKGPQLVPDILQGILMQLNNHKLSNIKEAIGSDLKWIE